In Panacibacter ginsenosidivorans, the following proteins share a genomic window:
- a CDS encoding universal stress protein: MEKILVVIDVLSPDEKTLNFACYLANANHSKLTGVFLENLSYEDRAVIKSMYGSPYIETILTTDIPDNILKRKACEMAIIQFNKVCKNKGVAHYVHLDRGIPAEELIEESRFADFLIIDAETSFSKRTESIPTKFVKDVLANTECPVIISPDSFDGVDEIIFAYDGSGSSVYAIKLFTYLFPQFTDRMIRIVHVNKDDENIVSENRKLKEWLQSHYSNIDMVVLQGELGKLQGELGKELFAYLLEKENMFVVMGAYGRSWVSNLFTKSDADLVVKSINLPVFIAHY; this comes from the coding sequence ATGGAAAAAATATTAGTGGTTATAGATGTGCTCTCGCCTGATGAGAAGACGCTCAATTTCGCATGTTACCTTGCCAACGCAAATCATTCAAAACTTACTGGGGTATTTCTCGAAAATCTCTCTTATGAAGACAGAGCGGTTATAAAAAGCATGTATGGTTCACCTTATATAGAAACAATTTTGACTACGGATATACCTGACAATATTCTTAAGAGAAAAGCCTGCGAAATGGCAATAATTCAGTTCAATAAGGTTTGTAAAAACAAAGGCGTTGCGCATTATGTACATCTTGATCGCGGTATCCCTGCGGAAGAACTGATCGAAGAAAGCAGGTTTGCAGATTTCCTGATAATAGACGCTGAAACATCTTTTTCAAAAAGAACAGAAAGCATACCCACAAAATTTGTAAAGGATGTTCTTGCAAATACTGAGTGTCCTGTAATAATTTCACCTGACAGTTTTGACGGGGTTGATGAGATCATATTTGCTTACGATGGTTCCGGATCTTCGGTATATGCAATCAAGCTCTTCACCTATTTATTTCCGCAGTTTACAGATAGAATGATCAGGATTGTACATGTTAATAAAGATGATGAAAATATAGTTAGCGAAAATCGCAAATTAAAAGAGTGGTTACAATCCCATTACAGCAATATTGATATGGTTGTGTTGCAGGGTGAGCTAGGAAAGTTGCAGGGTGAGCTAGGAAAAGAATTGTTCGCTTATCTTTTGGAAAAAGAGAATATGTTTGTTGTAATGGGTGCTTATGGAAGAAGCTGGGTATCGAACCTGTTCACCAAAAGCGATGCTGATTTGGTTGTAAAGTCTATCAACTTGCCGGTCTTCATCGCGCACTATTAA
- a CDS encoding multicopper oxidase domain-containing protein encodes MKHNLSLTLVFITTMFSSCFSTADKSNDPGINDKMAYGAPKAYITKEAIPATTTDGPVAYAPGLPAIVDNDTVAIRVDVQHKKITVAEGVSFWAWTFGDSVPGPVLRVRVGQIVKFTMFNRSGLTAEVSPPMPHSIDFHAAMVDPHDKYRSINPGEALHFQFTANYPGVFMYHCGTPVILQHMISGMTGMIIVEPKNGFPGKVDKEFTIVQNEFYLKQNDSMYETDVNSARNRQPMFVTFNGKYKQYVQSPLEVKAGDRVRLYILNAGANLTSSFHVVGTIFDKVWLDGNPHNELRGMQTVELGSSNGAIVEFVVPEKGTYAFVDHSFASVEQGAIGLIEAK; translated from the coding sequence ATGAAACATAATCTAAGTTTAACGCTGGTATTTATAACCACGATGTTCAGCAGTTGCTTCTCAACTGCAGACAAAAGCAATGATCCGGGAATCAATGATAAAATGGCTTATGGCGCACCCAAAGCATATATAACCAAAGAAGCTATTCCTGCAACAACAACGGACGGACCTGTAGCTTATGCTCCTGGTCTTCCTGCCATTGTTGATAATGACACAGTGGCGATAAGAGTAGATGTGCAACACAAAAAAATAACGGTTGCCGAAGGTGTTAGTTTTTGGGCCTGGACATTCGGCGATTCAGTACCCGGTCCTGTGTTAAGAGTGCGCGTTGGTCAGATTGTAAAGTTCACAATGTTCAATCGTTCCGGCCTTACTGCAGAAGTATCTCCACCAATGCCCCACTCCATAGACTTTCACGCTGCTATGGTCGACCCGCATGATAAGTACAGAAGCATCAACCCCGGTGAAGCATTGCATTTTCAATTCACCGCAAATTATCCCGGCGTGTTTATGTATCACTGTGGTACGCCTGTGATTTTACAGCACATGATTTCTGGCATGACAGGTATGATTATCGTTGAACCTAAAAATGGTTTTCCGGGCAAGGTGGACAAGGAATTCACGATCGTGCAAAATGAATTTTATCTAAAACAGAACGACAGTATGTATGAAACAGACGTGAACAGCGCGAGAAATCGGCAGCCGATGTTTGTGACTTTTAATGGCAAGTACAAACAATACGTTCAAAGCCCGCTTGAAGTAAAAGCCGGCGACCGCGTAAGGTTATACATTCTGAATGCAGGTGCCAATCTTACTTCAAGTTTCCATGTCGTAGGAACCATCTTCGATAAGGTGTGGCTCGACGGTAATCCTCACAATGAGCTTCGCGGAATGCAAACGGTGGAACTGGGCAGCAGCAACGGCGCTATTGTTGAATTTGTTGTTCCCGAAAAAGGTACTTACGCCTTTGTTGATCACTCATTTGCCAGTGTTGAACAAGGAGCTATCGGTTTGATTGAGGCGAAATAA
- a CDS encoding DUF6436 domain-containing protein, which translates to MKKILFIIAGLLSSFMALQATPPGKLKIYLFLQSQCPCIYNHKETFGSLIKNYGDKVNFTAVFTDSKESNTAMQHLIHDLGWNLPYIKDNHHQLVQQLQPAVSTDCVLVDNRGNVLYKGAIDDGPMNMGTVKHFYLKDALEAYLHHLPIKISTAKGLGCFLQ; encoded by the coding sequence ATGAAAAAGATATTATTTATCATAGCAGGCTTGTTAAGTTCATTCATGGCGCTGCAGGCAACCCCACCGGGAAAGCTGAAGATTTATCTGTTTCTGCAATCACAATGCCCTTGCATCTATAATCACAAAGAAACTTTTGGCTCGTTGATAAAAAATTATGGTGATAAAGTAAACTTCACCGCTGTTTTTACAGACAGCAAAGAGAGCAACACGGCTATGCAGCATTTAATTCATGATCTCGGCTGGAATTTGCCGTATATAAAAGACAATCATCATCAGCTTGTGCAGCAGTTACAACCAGCAGTAAGCACCGATTGTGTGCTTGTTGATAACAGGGGGAACGTGTTGTATAAAGGAGCTATTGATGACGGACCAATGAATATGGGCACGGTAAAACATTTCTATTTAAAAGATGCACTGGAAGCATATCTCCATCATTTACCCATCAAGATTTCTACCGCAAAGGGACTCGGTTGCTTTCTGCAATAA
- the ric gene encoding iron-sulfur cluster repair di-iron protein, translating to MQTTQQNILNVTLLEPRQKHPAIFTHFDALQEGESLTIHNDHDPKPLYYQLLGERGNIFKWEYLEQGPEVWKVRITRNNTGEREETLGQIAAKDLRKAQIFKKYGLDFCCGGKKTVKQACADKGLDVTKIEQELQHADKYFSTRPLPYNDWSLDFLADYIVNTHHSYVKKSLPEIQGYAAKVAQVHGDKHPELLAIHQLVEEIKAELSAHMIKEENILFPYIKELVTSKNNAQTMHVAHFGTIQNPIAMMEMEHELVGKNLEEIRTLSNNYALPQDACASYSLLYRMLDEFEDDLHTHVHLENNILFPKALEFEKQLNNERA from the coding sequence ATGCAAACAACACAACAAAACATTTTGAATGTAACATTACTTGAACCGAGGCAAAAGCATCCTGCAATTTTTACACACTTTGATGCCTTGCAGGAAGGTGAAAGCTTAACCATTCACAACGACCACGATCCTAAACCGCTCTATTATCAATTACTGGGAGAAAGAGGAAACATTTTCAAATGGGAATATCTTGAACAGGGCCCCGAGGTATGGAAAGTCCGCATAACCAGAAATAATACAGGTGAGCGCGAAGAAACACTTGGGCAAATTGCTGCAAAGGATTTGCGCAAGGCACAGATATTTAAAAAGTATGGACTTGATTTTTGTTGCGGCGGTAAAAAAACAGTGAAGCAGGCATGTGCAGATAAAGGGTTGGATGTTACTAAAATAGAACAGGAGTTGCAACATGCCGATAAATATTTTTCTACCCGTCCCTTGCCTTATAATGACTGGAGTCTCGATTTTCTTGCCGATTATATTGTGAACACGCATCATAGCTATGTAAAAAAATCATTGCCCGAGATACAGGGATATGCTGCTAAAGTGGCGCAGGTGCACGGAGACAAGCATCCTGAATTGCTGGCGATTCATCAGTTGGTGGAAGAAATTAAAGCAGAGTTATCTGCCCACATGATAAAAGAAGAAAATATTTTATTCCCCTACATCAAAGAACTGGTCACTTCAAAAAATAATGCACAGACAATGCACGTGGCACATTTTGGCACTATTCAAAACCCTATTGCCATGATGGAAATGGAACATGAGTTAGTGGGCAAAAACCTTGAAGAAATAAGAACATTAAGCAACAATTATGCATTACCTCAGGATGCGTGCGCAAGCTATAGCCTGTTGTACAGGATGCTTGACGAATTTGAAGACGACCTGCATACACATGTTCATCTTGAAAACAATATCCTTTTTCCAAAAGCACTTGAATTTGAAAAGCAATTAAACAATGAAAGAGCATAA
- a CDS encoding hemerythrin domain-containing protein, translated as MKEHKPIRRDKAFVSFSRDHHFGLLLVWKIRNDLKGNMDAKPISEYVLTFFDDNLNQHFKDEESLLFSKLPADDVLRKQAKTEHNKIYLLIESLRENNEDKELLKEFADLLEVHIRFEERVLFNHLQEKMDTDELEAIFISINKDDHVSNSMKLFAHT; from the coding sequence ATGAAAGAGCATAAACCTATCAGGCGCGATAAAGCATTTGTTTCTTTTTCAAGAGATCATCATTTTGGTTTATTACTGGTGTGGAAGATCCGCAATGATTTGAAGGGGAATATGGATGCGAAACCTATCAGCGAATATGTATTGACTTTTTTTGATGATAACTTAAATCAACATTTCAAAGACGAAGAATCTCTGCTATTCAGCAAATTGCCTGCTGATGATGTTTTACGCAAACAAGCAAAAACGGAGCATAATAAAATTTACCTGCTTATCGAATCGCTTCGTGAAAACAATGAGGACAAAGAATTGCTAAAGGAGTTTGCAGATTTACTCGAGGTACACATAAGATTTGAAGAAAGAGTTCTATTCAATCACTTACAGGAAAAAATGGATACGGATGAGTTAGAAGCTATTTTCATCAGCATCAATAAAGATGATCATGTAAGTAACTCCATGAAATTATTCGCACATACATAA
- a CDS encoding DUF2249 domain-containing protein, with the protein MIINDNTKIAAILKHNPDALEAIISISPKFTKLRNPVLRRLMAGRTTVSMASKIGGCDPADFFIKLQPLGFEIDDTVTGVNEEQKEVPEFISSLKTGDIVVLDVRPIIASGKDPLRIILEKISKVQQNQALKIINSFEPTPLMLLLGKQGFQSYVNLIDEDLVETYFYRAAETKQSEPLQVAVGSKNWEEMMEEFHDKMQTIDVRALEMPQPMLTILDSLEKLPEEKALYVYHKRIPVFLLPELRQRKFDYRIKEVAGNDVHLLIFKTQ; encoded by the coding sequence ATGATTATTAATGATAATACAAAAATTGCAGCGATCCTAAAACATAATCCTGATGCATTGGAAGCCATCATCAGCATTTCACCAAAATTTACGAAACTGCGTAATCCTGTTTTAAGAAGGTTAATGGCAGGGCGAACAACCGTTTCGATGGCAAGCAAAATCGGTGGATGCGATCCTGCTGATTTCTTCATAAAACTTCAGCCATTAGGTTTTGAAATTGATGATACGGTTACCGGAGTTAATGAAGAGCAAAAAGAAGTTCCGGAATTTATTTCGTCTTTAAAAACCGGTGACATTGTTGTTTTGGATGTGCGGCCCATCATTGCATCGGGAAAGGATCCACTCAGGATTATTCTTGAAAAAATAAGCAAGGTTCAGCAAAACCAGGCGCTCAAGATCATCAACAGCTTTGAACCCACACCATTAATGCTTTTGTTGGGGAAACAAGGATTTCAATCATATGTCAACTTGATTGATGAAGATTTGGTGGAGACTTATTTTTACAGGGCAGCAGAAACGAAACAAAGTGAACCGCTGCAGGTTGCAGTTGGATCAAAGAATTGGGAAGAAATGATGGAAGAATTCCATGATAAAATGCAAACCATTGATGTGCGTGCACTAGAAATGCCGCAGCCAATGTTAACCATTTTAGATTCACTGGAAAAATTGCCGGAAGAAAAAGCATTATATGTTTATCATAAACGCATTCCTGTGTTTCTGCTGCCCGAACTCAGGCAAAGAAAATTTGATTATCGTATAAAAGAAGTAGCCGGCAACGACGTGCATCTGTTAATCTTTAAAACCCAATGA
- a CDS encoding cytochrome C oxidase subunit I, with amino-acid sequence MIAGNNDTRTTTHKVVLPFYIYAALSFLAAAILLFTSSQVTGHYFQPHTLAITHAMTLGWGTMIILGTSHQLLPVLIEGKLYSNTLAYLSFAFAAVGIPLLVYAFYTFNMRWPAQYGAMLINAAIVCYLINVSASIAKCKHENVQSVFVFTAAIWLFITTAIGALLVYNFTYNILPRDSLHYLSLHAHAGIAGWFLLLVTGVGSRLIPMFLISKYDNKKLLWRIYALINLGLIAFVLLFVYSAKPVFYLFSALFIAAGLSLFVFYCYKAHQQRIRKRVDGQMKISLLSVLMMIAPLICLLLIVLLLLLSSVNGSLILAYGFSIFFGWLTAIILGMTFKTLPFIVWNKVYHAKAGLGKTPSPGDLFSKKIFNGMAISYVVGFGCFLIGILSADDIAIKTGAILLFCCAFLYNLNVFKILFHKQNSK; translated from the coding sequence ATGATAGCAGGTAACAACGATACAAGAACCACCACGCATAAAGTAGTATTGCCGTTTTATATTTACGCAGCATTATCATTTCTTGCAGCTGCTATACTATTGTTCACATCCTCCCAAGTAACTGGACATTATTTTCAGCCGCACACTTTGGCAATCACGCATGCCATGACGCTCGGCTGGGGTACCATGATCATTTTAGGCACAAGCCATCAACTGTTGCCGGTGCTGATTGAAGGAAAATTATACAGCAATACGCTCGCCTATCTTTCATTTGCATTTGCTGCTGTCGGTATTCCATTGCTGGTATATGCATTTTACACTTTCAACATGAGGTGGCCGGCGCAATATGGAGCGATGCTTATCAATGCAGCAATTGTTTGCTATCTCATCAATGTTTCAGCAAGTATTGCAAAATGCAAACACGAAAATGTCCAGTCGGTGTTTGTTTTTACAGCTGCAATATGGCTATTTATTACAACTGCAATAGGCGCATTGCTTGTTTATAATTTTACCTATAACATTTTACCAAGGGATTCCCTGCATTATCTTTCGCTTCATGCGCATGCAGGGATTGCCGGATGGTTTTTGTTGCTTGTTACGGGCGTTGGCTCAAGATTGATTCCAATGTTTTTGATCTCTAAATATGATAACAAAAAGCTTTTGTGGCGGATATATGCATTGATAAATCTTGGGCTCATAGCATTTGTTCTGTTGTTTGTTTATTCGGCAAAACCAGTCTTTTATTTGTTTTCCGCACTATTTATTGCAGCAGGGCTGAGTTTATTTGTATTTTACTGTTATAAAGCTCATCAACAAAGGATCCGTAAACGCGTTGACGGGCAAATGAAAATTTCATTGCTCTCTGTTCTGATGATGATAGCGCCATTGATATGCCTGTTACTTATTGTGCTGTTGCTGCTTTTGTCATCTGTAAATGGTAGCTTGATATTGGCCTATGGCTTCAGCATATTTTTTGGATGGCTAACCGCCATTATTTTAGGGATGACATTTAAGACATTACCTTTTATTGTATGGAATAAAGTTTATCATGCAAAAGCGGGTCTGGGGAAAACACCCAGCCCTGGGGATTTATTCAGCAAAAAAATATTTAACGGCATGGCGATTAGTTACGTGGTTGGATTTGGGTGTTTCTTGATCGGAATTTTATCAGCGGATGATATCGCAATAAAAACCGGTGCAATACTTTTGTTTTGCTGTGCTTTCCTTTATAATCTGAATGTTTTCAAAATACTTTTTCATAAACAAAACAGCAAATGA
- a CDS encoding metal-sulfur cluster assembly factor, with protein sequence MNVSTNHSVKCMFALAGLHDVIDPEVGLNVADMGLIYQLNFDEEARQVNCLMTLSTRFCPMGESIVDGVTNNLKINFPDSDVLVELTFDPPWRYEMISEEGRNFLNR encoded by the coding sequence ATGAATGTGTCAACAAATCATAGTGTTAAATGCATGTTTGCGCTTGCCGGATTGCATGATGTTATTGATCCCGAAGTGGGATTGAACGTGGCTGATATGGGTTTGATATACCAGTTGAATTTTGATGAAGAAGCAAGACAAGTTAATTGTTTAATGACATTGAGTACAAGATTTTGCCCGATGGGCGAAAGCATTGTTGATGGCGTAACCAACAATTTAAAAATAAATTTTCCGGACTCTGACGTGCTGGTGGAATTGACATTTGATCCGCCCTGGCGTTATGAAATGATATCGGAAGAAGGCAGAAATTTTTTAAACAGGTAA
- a CDS encoding RrF2 family transcriptional regulator, whose translation MLSYTCKTAIKAAVYLASKFESGENAGIKEIAEYINASEHTVGKLMQTLVKQGVVNSVKGPSGGFYISKEQTKQPIINIVEAIDGKNVFKECGLGLSKCSASHPCPIHNEYKEARNLIEQLFNTRRIADLCEFVNSGLAYLMG comes from the coding sequence ATGTTAAGTTATACATGTAAAACTGCGATAAAGGCTGCGGTATATCTTGCTTCAAAATTTGAAAGTGGCGAGAATGCAGGTATTAAGGAAATAGCCGAATATATTAATGCAAGTGAACACACTGTTGGCAAACTTATGCAAACACTCGTTAAGCAAGGCGTCGTTAACAGTGTGAAAGGACCGTCGGGTGGATTTTATATTTCCAAAGAACAAACAAAACAGCCTATCATTAATATAGTGGAAGCAATTGATGGAAAAAACGTATTTAAGGAATGCGGATTGGGCTTAAGCAAATGCTCAGCTTCGCATCCATGTCCTATACATAACGAATATAAAGAAGCAAGAAACCTGATAGAACAATTATTCAACACACGCAGGATCGCAGATTTATGCGAGTTTGTAAATAGTGGATTAGCTTATTTAATGGGGTAG
- a CDS encoding alpha-L-fucosidase has protein sequence MKRRNLIKGLATTIPAWWLSKSSAAAILNSTKLNGEQIADGPFEPTWNSLKQYKVPAWFQDAKFGIWAHWGAQCQPEHGDWYARGMYEEGSDHYKYHVEKYGHPSKFGFKDVINEWKAENWNPDALVELYKNAGAKYFVAMANHHDNFDNFKSSYQSWNATKYGPKKDLIEGWAKAAKKHGLPFGVSVHASHAWMWYEPSQRSDKTGTFAGIPYDGKLTKTDGKNKWWDGLDPQELYAQNHPLSPDGIDFGTMWNWGGGTNVPSKAYCEKFFNRTVDLINKYQPDIVYFDDTALPLWPISDAGLRIAAYLYNESIKRNGKLQAVLNGKVLDEEQRKCMVWDIERGASNSIEPFEWQTDTCIGGWHYDRRIYNNKSYKTAATVIQTLMDVISKNGNLLLNIPVRGDGSIDELEMAIVKEIGEWMKINNEAVYATRPWKIFGEGPAIQTAAPLNAQGFNEGKGKPLGAEDFRFTTKGNKLYATFFEWPESGKVFIKSLASEKISNVQLLGNNDNIQWQQTADGLAVNLPQKQPCDNAYVLKII, from the coding sequence ATGAAAAGAAGAAACCTTATAAAAGGATTGGCAACGACAATCCCTGCATGGTGGTTATCGAAATCATCTGCAGCAGCAATATTAAACAGCACTAAACTTAATGGCGAACAAATTGCAGATGGTCCATTTGAACCAACATGGAATTCGTTGAAACAATATAAAGTGCCGGCATGGTTCCAGGATGCAAAGTTTGGTATATGGGCACACTGGGGTGCACAATGCCAACCTGAACACGGCGACTGGTATGCACGTGGCATGTATGAAGAAGGAAGTGATCATTATAAATATCATGTTGAGAAATATGGGCACCCTTCGAAGTTTGGATTTAAAGATGTAATAAATGAATGGAAGGCAGAGAACTGGAACCCTGATGCATTAGTAGAACTATATAAAAATGCAGGTGCCAAATATTTTGTTGCTATGGCAAATCATCACGATAACTTCGACAATTTCAAAAGCAGTTATCAATCATGGAATGCTACAAAGTACGGACCCAAAAAGGACCTGATTGAAGGGTGGGCAAAAGCAGCAAAAAAACATGGATTACCTTTTGGTGTAAGTGTTCATGCTTCGCATGCATGGATGTGGTATGAACCCTCACAGCGGAGTGATAAAACCGGCACATTTGCAGGCATTCCTTATGATGGCAAGCTTACAAAAACTGATGGAAAAAATAAATGGTGGGATGGCTTGGACCCGCAGGAACTGTATGCACAAAACCACCCGCTAAGTCCGGATGGTATTGACTTTGGTACAATGTGGAATTGGGGCGGCGGCACGAATGTTCCTTCAAAAGCATATTGTGAAAAATTCTTCAACAGGACAGTGGATCTCATAAATAAATACCAACCGGATATTGTTTATTTTGATGATACCGCTTTGCCTTTATGGCCCATCAGCGATGCAGGCTTACGCATTGCTGCATATCTTTACAACGAAAGCATAAAAAGAAATGGTAAGTTACAAGCAGTATTGAATGGAAAAGTTCTTGACGAAGAGCAGCGCAAATGCATGGTATGGGACATTGAACGCGGCGCAAGCAACAGCATTGAACCTTTCGAATGGCAAACAGATACCTGCATAGGAGGCTGGCACTATGATCGCAGGATTTACAACAACAAAAGTTACAAAACTGCTGCAACAGTAATACAAACATTGATGGATGTAATAAGTAAGAATGGTAATTTATTGCTCAATATTCCTGTTCGCGGAGATGGCAGTATAGATGAACTTGAAATGGCTATCGTTAAAGAAATAGGCGAATGGATGAAGATAAATAATGAAGCAGTTTATGCAACACGACCCTGGAAAATTTTTGGAGAAGGACCGGCTATTCAAACTGCTGCGCCATTAAATGCACAAGGTTTTAACGAAGGCAAGGGCAAGCCATTAGGCGCAGAAGATTTTCGGTTTACTACAAAGGGAAACAAATTATACGCGACGTTTTTTGAGTGGCCCGAAAGTGGGAAAGTGTTTATAAAATCTCTCGCCTCTGAAAAGATATCAAATGTTCAGTTGTTAGGCAACAATGATAACATACAATGGCAGCAAACAGCGGATGGACTTGCGGTTAATCTTCCGCAAAAGCAGCCCTGCGATAATGCATATGTGTTGAAGATAATATAA
- a CDS encoding cellulase family glycosylhydrolase, with the protein MNKFRTYTMLGFVFAVLLMTGCKKNNGTITPQLSASPSEIVLPASGGTTDLTINGNANWTISNGASWLQLSKTSGNSGNSTVQLSATSNETGATRSITLSIDAANGQARRVSVSQPATIYPSYNISPQAPDSIGMSTAVQLADKFTLGWNIGNTLEATGGETSWGNPLITESYVKFVKQSGFTAIRLPCAWDLHVDNKATAHIDQNWMNRVKEVVGYCVNNGLYVMLNIHWDGGWLENNITKAKQDSVSAKQKALWEQIATAMRDYDEHLLFASANEPNADDAEETGILLQYHQAFINAVRSTGGKNSYRVLILQGPSTSMSLTSQYMTTLPADPVANRLMVEAHNYTPSQFCFLSEDASWGKMFYYWGSGHHSTIEPDRNATYGEESDIISDYDKVKAAFIDKGIPVIMGEYGAYRRDNSNHVPLDLATHEASVDYWITFTTKEALARGIKPFWWDTGGALDRSNNTVKDQRTIDALIAGSH; encoded by the coding sequence ATGAACAAGTTCAGGACTTATACAATGTTAGGGTTTGTCTTTGCAGTACTGTTGATGACAGGCTGTAAAAAAAACAATGGTACAATTACTCCGCAACTCTCCGCATCTCCATCTGAAATTGTTCTTCCGGCGAGCGGAGGAACAACCGATCTTACCATAAACGGAAATGCAAATTGGACTATTAGTAATGGAGCTTCATGGTTACAATTGAGCAAAACATCTGGCAATAGCGGTAATAGTACCGTCCAGTTATCTGCAACATCAAATGAGACCGGCGCTACCCGTTCTATAACATTATCAATAGACGCTGCAAACGGGCAGGCAAGGAGAGTTTCAGTTTCGCAACCTGCTACAATATATCCGTCTTACAATATATCTCCCCAGGCACCAGATTCAATTGGAATGAGCACTGCCGTGCAATTAGCGGATAAATTTACATTAGGATGGAATATCGGGAATACACTGGAAGCCACAGGTGGAGAAACAAGTTGGGGTAATCCTCTGATTACAGAATCGTATGTAAAATTTGTAAAGCAATCAGGTTTTACTGCTATTCGCTTACCCTGCGCATGGGATTTACACGTTGACAACAAAGCCACAGCACACATAGATCAAAACTGGATGAACAGGGTAAAAGAAGTTGTGGGTTATTGTGTTAATAACGGTTTGTATGTCATGCTGAACATTCATTGGGATGGTGGTTGGTTGGAAAACAACATCACTAAAGCAAAACAAGATTCTGTTAGTGCTAAACAGAAAGCATTATGGGAGCAAATTGCTACTGCCATGCGTGATTATGATGAGCATCTCCTGTTTGCAAGCGCTAATGAACCGAACGCTGATGATGCAGAGGAGACAGGGATCTTATTACAATATCATCAGGCGTTTATCAATGCAGTTCGCTCGACAGGAGGAAAAAACAGCTATCGCGTTCTTATCCTGCAAGGGCCAAGCACATCTATGTCATTGACATCGCAATACATGACCACACTTCCTGCCGACCCGGTAGCTAATCGCCTGATGGTTGAAGCGCACAACTATACACCTTCACAGTTTTGTTTCCTTAGTGAAGATGCGAGCTGGGGTAAAATGTTTTACTACTGGGGCAGCGGACATCATTCAACCATTGAACCTGATCGTAATGCTACATACGGGGAAGAGAGCGACATAATTTCTGACTACGATAAAGTTAAAGCAGCATTTATTGATAAAGGAATTCCGGTTATAATGGGTGAGTATGGTGCCTACAGGCGTGATAATTCCAACCATGTCCCTTTAGACCTGGCAACGCACGAGGCTTCGGTTGACTATTGGATAACCTTTACTACCAAAGAAGCATTAGCCCGTGGGATAAAACCTTTCTGGTGGGATACAGGTGGTGCATTGGATAGAAGCAATAACACAGTAAAAGATCAACGCACAATTGATGCTCTCATTGCCGGGTCTCATTAG